From a single Fusarium fujikuroi IMI 58289 draft genome, chromosome FFUJ_chr03 genomic region:
- a CDS encoding related to 26S proteasome subunit YTA7, whose translation MVSKRKRVLEDFDPNKSDPEDENFDPSEAGPPRKSTKKHSRSRSGKPSRRRRNGYLGSDIDDDEDEVSDSNEDDFLDDDDEEEDDAAPVNAAGRRARKAATQPRNYAESSEGEEASATGDESDKPGGEDVKVDEDVKEDDAEGEPVEEPARSTRSRVVKLKLTNSKLPAPRRTTRAHTEEAEEFLELSNSGKHAVPSRDSRSRSPETFARSTRATRGFKGLKKAPETIQEATQESSFKEVREADQPDELSQDPEEIEKKEVADQEMLDAADQDAPGEDAPVQTVEEEEDDEDDVPVTRRTRGSRANASAAPEEAESDAGPRKTRRLTRKSSKKSQEVSSDFEPGDESDDAEGSGAEKPPPQDDDDVDSPVPRGRRSQPARSRRGGDSGDEEPEFDLDELNEEARELRQDSRSRRRRPRKESPIVYQESTRRARTRVNYYMPPLTSANIEEEEVEAPAAQSRSRRGRGGASQGWERSLNTTFGPFGGGGGAGSLLNGPWGTGAAGGVDSDSSDDEMVHRSSVAGNVGMTPTAATHGGLLPGVPGLNPDAGAPNVGKIKDRKALADADPLGVDLNVDFSKVGGLQGHIDQLKEMVQLPLLYPELFTRFHVTPPRGVLFHGPPGTGKTLLARALANSVGSGGRKISFYMRKGADALSKWVGEAEKQLRLLFEEARRTQPSIIFFDEIDGLAPVRSSKQEQIHASIVSTLLALMDGMDGRGQVIVIGATNRPDNIDPALRRPGRFDREFYFPLPDMEGRKSILNIHTADWGLSEKFKDSLAENTKGYGGADLRALCTEAALNAIQRTYPQIYASKEKLVVDPEKIGVHATDFMLSIKKLIPSSERSATSGAKPLPKSIEPLLRKQFNEAKKALDDLLPRRKKMTALQEAMYEQFDDDDHGFGRETMHQEFERSRVFRPRFIIYGVSGMGQSYIASAILHHFEGVHVQNFDLPSILGDGRAMEQVIVGLFTEVRRHKPSVIYIPNIEAWYMALHNTLALTTFKTMLRSIPPTDPVLLLATAEGDREELSSELFRDFFGFAKKNQMKIEKPDLHSRMEYFSTTLQYVKKKPREFPDPENRKKRVLEELPVAPPIEPPPPTKADMKAAQKKDHQLLNALKIQLQPIMDQINRKYKKFRQPVIPQTQIDYLFAESDPNYVRPDIEAGQLRPYEIVKDKYDNDVLRDTASGKCYYNLETTTIEERLSNGFYARPKDFLFDIKALAKDAKNIGDKERTLKANELLSNVEVDVASIENQTSQVDWEALYRRQVQRAKDATEKERKRKAMQSVIDRVQSDLGGNDSDSQGPVTLGEAVPGSRTTARFQVRSPLSIGHGTSGQDSSHPLSNGLTHPLGEDVQMSGVQDDTQAMSDMGPPPKSHDPSVAHTGMTQISQKSVVTTLPPGVSPSAVINEASTTKTSDPSTHQSSNFSQMTNGGHAENRGVEDDSQVDIPDTLLVAGHNTSGDDSWLHSQAQAAAAGGNLMQGSGISGSPPSQRSSGFKAQSVGGMANILNDQTSDEYQSVRNSGSSTSASQPFAGGEIDTVLQHLTDATSGCTIEQLEQINRELMDAIWRTRNEWNRSRVVDQIMHVFNGVMDDIDGMQGVGPGSQVPY comes from the exons ATGGTTAGCAAACGAAAAAGAGTCCTAGAGGACTTCGATCCCAACAAGTCCGATCCCGAAGACGAGAATTTCGACCCTTCGGAAGCTGGACCACCCCGAAAAAGCACAAAGAAGCACTCCCGTTCACGCAGCGGAAAACCCAGTCGCCGACGCAGGAACGGTTACCTGGGTTCGGAcatcgatgatgacgaggacgaagTCTCTGATAGCAACGAGGACGACTTcctcgatgacgacgatgaagaagaggatgatgctgctcCTGTGAATGCCGCTGGTCGTCGCGCCAGAAAAGCTGCCACGCAGCCCCGCAACTACGCAGAAAGCagcgaaggagaagaagcatcagCTACTGGTGACGAGTCTGATAAGCCTGGCGGTGAGGACGTTAAAGTTGACGAAGATGTCAAAGAAGACGACGCCGAAGGCGAGCCAGTAGAGGAGCCTGCCAGGTCAACTAGATCCAGGGTTGTCAAGCTGAAACTCACCAACTCCAAGTTGCCTGCACCTCGTAGGACTACTCGAGCTCATAcagaggaagctgaagagtTCCTCGAACTTTCTAATTCTGGGAAACACGCCGTCCCGTCACGCGATTCGCGAAGTAGAAGTCCCGAGACATTCGCTCGGAGCACGAGAGCTACCCGTGGGTTTAAAGGCCTCAAGAAAGCCCCCGAGACGATTCAAGAGGCTACACAGGAAAGCAGCTTTAAGGAAGTCAGAGAAGCCGACCAGCCCGATGAATTATCTCAAGATCCTGAAGAgattgaaaagaaagaggtgGCTGATCAAGAAATGCTAGATGCTGCTGATCAGGATGCACCTGGAGAAGATGCGCCTGTGCAGACGgtagaggaggaggaggatgatgaggatgacgtgCCTGTTACTCGCCGGACCCGTGGATCCCGCGCCAACGCCTCCGCAGCACCGGAAGAAGCTGAATCGGATGCTGGACCTAGAAAGACACGGCGACTTACCCGCAAATCGAGCAAAAAGTCCCAAGAAGTTAGTAGTGACTTCGAACCTGGCGACGAATCTGACGATGCAGAGGGCTCCGGTGCAGAAAAGCCCCCACCtcaagatgacgacgacgttgATAGCCCAGTTCCCCGCGGCCGACGTTCCCAACCCGCCAGATCTCGCCGTGGTGGGGACTCTGGAGACGAGGAACCCGAATTTGACTTGGACGAGTTGAATGAAGAGGCACGAGAACTTAGGCAGGACTCGCGCTCTCGTCGCCGTCGCCCAAGGAAAGAATCGCCCATTGTGTACCAGGAAAGCACTCGGCGAGCGAGAACACGCGTGAATTATTACATGCCTCCTCTCACCTCGGCTAatattgaggaggaagaagttgaggctCCTGCTGCACAATCTCGCTCGCGCCGAGGACGTGGCGGTGCCAGTCAAGGCTGGGAACGCAGCCTAAACACCACGTTTGGACCTTtcggaggcggcggcggagcTGGATCCCTTCTTAATGGGCCTTGGGGTACTGGCGCAGCTGGCGGGGTCGATTCAGacagcagcgacgatgagatggtgCATCGCTCTAGTGTAGCTGGTAATGTCGGTATGACGCCGACAGCTGCGACTCACGGTGGGCTTCTTCCCGGTGTCCCTGGCCTAAACCCCGATGCTGGCGCTCCCAAcgttggcaagatcaaggaccGCAAGGCTCTTGCGGATGCTGACCCTCTGGGTGTTGACCTGAACGTCGACTTCAGCAAGGTTGGTGGTCTCCAGGGACATATCGATCAGTTGAAGGAAATGGTGCAGCTTCCTTTGCTCTATCCCGAGCTTTTCACACGATTCCACGTCACTCCACCTCGTGGTGTTTTGTTCCACGGTCCTCCTGGAACAGGTAAAACGCTGCTTGCTCGCGCTCTGGCCAACTCAGTTGGCTCCGGTGGCCGCAAGATCTCATTCTACATGCGTAAGGGTGCCGATGCCCTGAGCAAGTGGGTGGGTGAAGCCGAGAAACAGCTTCGATTGCTCTTCGAGGAAGCCCGCAGAACTCAGCCCAGTATCATTTTCTTCGATGAGATTGATGGTCTTGCGCCGGTTCGTTCCAGCAAGCAGGAACAGATCCATGCTTCCATTGTCTCGACCCTGTTGGCATTGATGGATGGCATGGACGGTCGTGGTCAAGTCATTGTTATTGGAGCAACCAATCGACCTGACAATATCGACCCCGCTCTTCGTCGACCTGGTCGATTCGACCGAGAGTTTTACTTCCCTTTGCCAGATATGGAAGGGCGAAAGTCAATCCTCAACATTCACACGGCAGACTGGGGACTATCAGAGAAGTTCAAAGATTCCCTAGCCGAGAACACAAAGGGCTATGGTGGTGCTGATTTACGAGCTCTCTGTACTGAAGCAGCTCTCAATGCCATTCAGCGAACTTATCCCCAAATTTACGCCTCCAAGGAAAAGCTTGTGGTTGACCCTGAGAAGATTGGCGTTCATGCCACTGACTTTATGCTATCAATCAAGAAGCTTATTCCCTCCTCTGAACGATCAGCGACATCTGGTGCTAAACCTCTTCCCAAATCGATTGAGCCGCTACTACGCAAGCAGTTcaacgaagccaagaaggccctTGATGACTTGTTGCCTCgtcggaagaagatgacagctcttcaagaagccATGTACGAACAattcgatgacgatgatcaTGGCTTTGGTAGAGAAACCATGCACCAAGAGTTTGAACGATCCAGAGTGTTCCGCCCTCGCTTCATCATATATGGTGTTAGCGGTATGGGACAGAGTTACATTGCCTCTGCCATTCTTCATCATTTCGAGGGCGTTCATGTTCAGAATTTTGATCTTCCCAGCATCTTGGGTGATGGAAGA GCTATGGAGCAGGTCATTGTCGGTCTTTTTACGGAAGTCAGGCGACACAAACCTAGCGTTATTTATATCCCTAACATCGAAGCTTGGTATATGGCACTACACAACACTCTTGCTCTTACAACTTTTAAGACTATGTTACGATCTATTCCTCCTACTGATccggttcttcttctcgcgacAGCAGAGGGCGATAGAGAAGAGCTTTCCAGCGAACTCTTCCGCGACTTTTTTGGATTTGcgaagaagaaccagatgAAAATTGAGAAACCTGATCTG CATTCTCGAATGGAATATTTCAGCACAACGTTGCAATATGTTAAGAAGAAACCCCGCGAGTTCCCCGACCCTGAAAATCGGAAGAAGAGGGTCCTTGAAGAGCTTCCTGTGGCTCCTCCAATCGAACCACCGCCCCCTACCAAGGCTGATATGAAGGCTGCACAGAAGAAAGATCACCAGCTTCTCAATGCTCTTAAAATCCAGCTTCAACCAATTATGGATCAGATCAATCGAAAGTACAAGAAGTTCAGGCAGCCTGTCATCCCTCAAACTCAGATCGATTATCTTTTCGCCGAGTCGGACCCTAATTATGTGCGTCCAGACATTGAAGCTGGACAACTTCGACCATATGAGATCGTCAAGGACAAATATGACAACGATGTTCTCAGAGATACCGCATCTGGAAAGTGTTATTATAACCTCGAGACAACCACCATCGAGGAGCGCTTGTCCAACGGCTTCTATGCCCGCCCAAAGGACTTTCTCTTCGATATTAAGGCTCTTGCAAAAGACGCCAAAAATATTGGAGATAAGGAGCGGACTCTCAAGGCCAATGAACTCCTCAGCAACGTCGAGGTTGATGTCGCTAGTATCGAAAACCAAACCTCTCAAGTTGACTGGGAGGCGCTATATAGACGCCAAGTTCAGCGCGCCAAGGATGCtaccgagaaggagagaaagCGAAAAGCCATGCAGTCTGTCATAGACCGTGTGCAATCTGATCTGGGTGGGAATGACAGCGACTCTCAAGGCCCTGTCACTCTGGGAGAAGCCGTGCCAGGTTCGAGGACAACTGCCAGGTTCCAAGTTAGAAGCCCACTTTCAATTGGTCATGGCACCTCTGGTCAGGATTCGTCACACCCCTTAAGCAATGGCCTCACTCATCCATTGGGAGAGGATGTCCAGATGAGTGGTGTCCAAGACGATACGCAGGCTATGTCTGACATGGGGCCTCCACCAAAGTCTCATGACCCCAGCGTGGCCCATACTGGCATGACCCAGATCTCACAGAAGTCAGTAGTGACTACTCTTCCTCCAGGAGTTTCACCATCAGCTGTTATCAACGAAGCTTCAACAACCAAAACCTCGGATCCGTCAACTCACCAATCGTCAAACTTTAGTCAAATGACAAACGGTGGCCATGCTGAGAACCGAGGTGTTGAGGACGATAGCCAAGTCGACATCCCAGACACGCTACTCGTAGCCGGGCACAATACTTCTGGAGATGACTCTTGGTTGcactctcaagctcaggctGCTGCGGCAGGGGGTAACCTCATGCAAGGATCTGGCATCTCTGGTAGTCCACCTTCGCAGCGATCATCTGGTTTCAAGGCTCAGAGTGTGGGCGGAATGGCCAACATCCTCAATGATCAGACTTCTGATGAATACCAGTCGGTTCGAAACTCGGGCTCATCCACTTCCGCTTCTCAACCTTTCGCTGGAGGCGAGATAGATACAGTCCTTCAGCACCTAACGGACGCGACAAGCGGCTGTACTATTGAGCAACTTGAACAAATCAACCGTGAGCTCATGGACGCCATATGGCGCACAAGAAATGAGTGGAACCGCAGCAGAGTCGTTGACCAAATCATGCACGTGTTCAACGGTGTAATGGACGACATTGATGGCATGCAAGGAGTGGGACCAGGTAGCCAAGTCCCCTATTGA